In Phragmites australis chromosome 16, lpPhrAust1.1, whole genome shotgun sequence, one DNA window encodes the following:
- the LOC133895823 gene encoding basic helix-loop-helix protein 80-like isoform X1, producing the protein MADFSPHHTLLLKMPAALTNGHTPNPSGLLLYNQSLGQAAPANANTASGGVAMAEDASLESSSAVLDTSPQGSASSLDRKRKATEDTATLSSAHSKGSKEGKSKRGKRPNKEAEEKSATEDEAPKGYIHVRARRGQATDSHSLAERVRRERISERMRMLQALVPGCDKVTGKALILDEIINYVQSLQNQVEFLSMRIASMSPVLYGFGLDSDDLHGQAQKMGGMFQEALAMPGPVLSQASPAPSQAIMDATSTTPYSLQGQGDISFSQDNGSYLMQAVGEPRQELLNQLVFSNMCSFQ; encoded by the exons ATGGCAGACTTCTCACCACACCACACTCTCCTCCTAAAGATGCCTGCAGCCTTGACCAATGGCCACACCCCCAACCCCTCAGGCCTTCTGTTATACAACCAAAGCCTTGGCCAAGCAGCACCAGCAAATGCAAATACAGCATCAGGAGGAGTAGCCATGGCAGAGGATGCCTCACTGGAGAGCTCATCTGCTGTTCTTGATACCTCTCCACAGGGCAGTGCATCTTCACTGGACAGGAAGAGGAAGGCCACAGAAGACACTGCCACACTTAGTTCTGCTCACTCCAAG GGCTCCAAGGAGGGCAAGAGCAAGAGAGGTAAGAGGCCCAACAAGGAGGCTGAGGAGAAGAGCGCCACTGAAGATGAGGCCCCCAAGGGGTACATCCATGTGAGGGCAAGGAGAGGGCAGGCCACAGATAGCCACAGCCTTGCAGAGAGG gtGAGGAGAGAAAGGATAAGTGAGAGGATGAGGATGCTACAAGCACTGGTCCCTGGTTGTGACAAG GTTACTGGAAAGGCCCTCATTTTGGATGAGATAATCAATTATGTGCAGTCATTGCAGAACCAAGTAGAG TTCCTTTCCATGAGGATTGCCTCCATGAGCCCAGTATTGTATGGGTTTGGACTGGACAGTGATGACCTCCATGGGCAGGCACAA AAGATGGGAGGCATGTTCCAAGAAGCCCTTGCAATGCCAGGTCCAGTGCTGAGCCAAGCTAGCCCAGCTCCATCTCAAGCCATCATGGACGCCACCTCCACCACACCCTACTCACTGCAGGGCCAGGGTGACATCTCTTTCTCTCAG GACAATGGCAGCTACCTGATGCAAGCAGTGGGGGAGCCAAGGCAGGAGCTGCTCAATCAGCTGGTGTTCAGCAACATGTGCTCTTTCCAGTAG
- the LOC133895823 gene encoding basic helix-loop-helix protein 80-like isoform X2: MADFSPHHTLLLKMPAALTNGHTPNPSGLLLYNQSLGQAAPANANTASGGVAMAEDASLESSSAVLDTSPQGSASSLDRKRKATEDTATLSSAHSKGSKEGKSKRGKRPNKEAEEKSATEDEAPKGYIHVRARRGQATDSHSLAERVRRERISERMRMLQALVPGCDKVTGKALILDEIINYVQSLQNQVEFLSMRIASMSPVLYGFGLDSDDLHGQAQMGGMFQEALAMPGPVLSQASPAPSQAIMDATSTTPYSLQGQGDISFSQDNGSYLMQAVGEPRQELLNQLVFSNMCSFQ, from the exons ATGGCAGACTTCTCACCACACCACACTCTCCTCCTAAAGATGCCTGCAGCCTTGACCAATGGCCACACCCCCAACCCCTCAGGCCTTCTGTTATACAACCAAAGCCTTGGCCAAGCAGCACCAGCAAATGCAAATACAGCATCAGGAGGAGTAGCCATGGCAGAGGATGCCTCACTGGAGAGCTCATCTGCTGTTCTTGATACCTCTCCACAGGGCAGTGCATCTTCACTGGACAGGAAGAGGAAGGCCACAGAAGACACTGCCACACTTAGTTCTGCTCACTCCAAG GGCTCCAAGGAGGGCAAGAGCAAGAGAGGTAAGAGGCCCAACAAGGAGGCTGAGGAGAAGAGCGCCACTGAAGATGAGGCCCCCAAGGGGTACATCCATGTGAGGGCAAGGAGAGGGCAGGCCACAGATAGCCACAGCCTTGCAGAGAGG gtGAGGAGAGAAAGGATAAGTGAGAGGATGAGGATGCTACAAGCACTGGTCCCTGGTTGTGACAAG GTTACTGGAAAGGCCCTCATTTTGGATGAGATAATCAATTATGTGCAGTCATTGCAGAACCAAGTAGAG TTCCTTTCCATGAGGATTGCCTCCATGAGCCCAGTATTGTATGGGTTTGGACTGGACAGTGATGACCTCCATGGGCAGGCACAA ATGGGAGGCATGTTCCAAGAAGCCCTTGCAATGCCAGGTCCAGTGCTGAGCCAAGCTAGCCCAGCTCCATCTCAAGCCATCATGGACGCCACCTCCACCACACCCTACTCACTGCAGGGCCAGGGTGACATCTCTTTCTCTCAG GACAATGGCAGCTACCTGATGCAAGCAGTGGGGGAGCCAAGGCAGGAGCTGCTCAATCAGCTGGTGTTCAGCAACATGTGCTCTTTCCAGTAG